The Gymnogyps californianus isolate 813 chromosome 19, ASM1813914v2, whole genome shotgun sequence DNA window CTCCGCCCGCGGTTTCACACAGCGCAAGTCTATGGGCTCATCCAGGTCCGAATCCAGCAGGATGACCTCTGGctgggcgggggcgggcggctcCGGCCGCtccggggccggggggctgaGGCAGGTGGGGGCACTGATGCTCCGGGACGTCAGGCGCTTCTTGCCCGGCTCCCGCTCCACGTGCGGCTCCGACAGGCAGCGCTTCCGCGAGCCAGGGCTGGAAAGGTTCAGTCCCATGGAGGAAGGGCTGTGCTCGCAGACGGGACTCAAGGACCAGGGCACGAGGTCCGGCTTGGTGGtgagctgcaggggctgctctgccGGAGGAAGGGGCAGCTCCTTGGCCAGGGGAGTCTTTTGGGGACTTTCCTCGAGCTCTGCGGGGGGCTGCCGGCCCTCGCCCTCTGCTTTGCTCAGGGCGTTGCTGCCCACCACCCTCTCCTCCCCCGGCTTCCTCCAAGCCTccagcttctcctccccacccttcTTAGGAGTCCTCTCCTCCGCAGCCCGCTTCCGGGGAGGTTCCCCGGACTTGATCTTCACCGCCTGCATGCCGTTCTCCATGTACTTGCTCATGACGATCACAATGCGCCCgttcttgtttttgttcttgACGATCTTCATCTTGCCCCCGAGGCCGTTGCTGGTCACCCTGTCCCGGGGGGGAGGCCCGGTACCACTGGACAGGTTCTTCTCGGCCCCGTTCTTGCTCTCTGCAGCGAGGTTCTTGACCGGGCCCAGCAGGTTTTTGGCCGGGCCATGAGCCCACTTGTCCGGGTGGGCGACCAGGGGGCTCTTGTTACTGTCCAAGCAGGCCTGGCTCTGCGGCTCCTTGCTGCTGGGCTGGTAATGGGGCTCGTACATCTTGGGGTCCGGCTGGTAGTGGTGGTGCTTCTTGCTGTTCAGCTGGTAGTAATACTTCCCTTTGCTGTGGGACTGGTGCTTCATGCCGCTCTCCTTGCCGTTGGGCTGGTACTGGTGGTGCTTCTTGCTGTTGAGTTCATACTGGTGCTGCTGGCTCTTGCCGGAGGAGCCGAGATCCAGCTTTGGCCTGTTGTCCACGGCAGGGTCCTGCAGCCCCGTCAGGATGTTCGAGCGGCGGGCGAAGGAGGGAAGCTGCAACACAAAACCAGGGGCCGCGGTCAGCTGGTGCCGGAGAGGGAGGTGCCGGTGCTCCGGCAGGTGCCGAAGGCTCCGGTGAAACACCCGCCCCTCCAGCGGCTCTCGTTACGGGACGCTGCATCACGGGGCGCCGCGTCCTGCAGCAGGCGGCCCCAGCCCACTCCAACTTACAGGCTGTGCATTGCTCCAGATTAatgaagcaatgaaaagaagaaaagcaccCTTCAATCAGCTGTCTGGGAACAGGGGCCAAGCAGGACCGCTGCTGCCGAGCTTGCGAGCAGCCTGCTAATGCCACCCGGTCGCGGGCGCAGCGGGTCTGCCCCGCAGCCCGGAGAGAAAGGGGGGCTGGGACCGCCTGATGAGCTCAACGCTGGGGCCTGGGGGTCCCCGGGGCATTGCGAAGCACCCGGGCTGCGTGCACGGTTCCTCAGCATGATGAAACCCGCTGaaagcagctccctggggacGAGGCCATGCTGCAAACAGGCTGCCCGGGAGGTGTGGGGCTGGGCTCTACTGCGCATTTACCTGCACGACCAGCGGCTTTGGCTTGGGCCCCCGCTTGCGGTATCCCATCAGCTGCTCCTGCCGCTCCCTGCGGGAACACAGAGTCACGGCGAGGCCCGAGCGGCGGCACGTGGACCCCCGGGGTGCACCCCTCCCCGTGCCCCGTGTGCATGGCAGCTCCTGCGGTGCCATTGACCCTACACGGGTGCAGCGAGCTGGTGCGAGGGGGTGGCGGGTGGGGAGCCGGGGCCCCGCAGGTACGGAGCCGCAGGCCGGGGGTCCCGCAGGAGGCGGCGGGACAGGGACCCGCTGAGGCAGCAGGCGCCTGGCGAGGCGACTTCCCCGCTCCCGCCTCCCCCTGCTGCGGCGAGGGGCTGAAGTTTACAGTTTGCGCCAAAATACTACAGGAAATAAATGCacggaaagaaaaaaaaaaaaaggcagaaaaaaaaaaaaaagaaaaagcccgTCCaagcgcagcagcagcagcagcagcagcgccgcCTCCTCCACTCGCAGGCATCAAATCCCCGGGCAGGCAGGAGCGCAAGGCGCGGCGTGGGGGGAGCACGGCGCGGGGGGGACCTTGAACCGGAGGCGTcgcccggcggccccgcgcctcccgccccgccggggccgcgcccCCGAGGagcccgggcccgggcccgtCCCGCGCCCGCCCCCACCGCGGCCCCCGGCTCCGTGACGCATCTGCAATTACCGAAGCGGGCGCGGGTGCCCGCCGCCCCtcccggctcccccccccccccgccgccgccgctcaccTGTTCTGGAAGGCGATGAGCAGCCGGGGGTCCAGGATGTTCTCCTCCGGCTCCCACGTGTTATATCTTGCgagaggggaggagagcggCCGTCagccgccgggccccgccgggAGGGGGGGGCCGGGGTCCCGGGTAGGggcgccccgccgggccggaGCACCGGGCCCGCTTGGGAGCGGGCGTCCGGGGCTCGGGTCCCGGGGAGGGGGatgggcggcggggggggggggaggaggggggaaggggggggggggcatggggACGGAACTGTTTATTTAGCGCAGTTATTATTCCGGAGGAATTCTAGGCATGTCATGATGAAATTTTCCAAATCCCCTTTCCCGGACCCAGGAAAGCGGCCGCGGCGCGGAGGAGGGACCCGGCCGCCGAGTCCGAAGCAGCGGCGCGGACCCCCtcccccgcgcccccccgccGGCACTGTCATGCAAACCCCAAATACCCCGCAGCCCGCAGCGGCCGCCCTCGCTCCGCGGCCGGTGCCTCCGCCTCCGCGGGCGGCTCGGGCTGCGGGGCGGCGCGGGTTATTTTTGCGGTtattcccctttcctcccccccccccccctccgcctgcccccccccccccctcccgctcGGTTCTGCAATATGGAGCCCGGCTCCcgaggagggaaagggggaaggagcCATTTTCTGGTGCACATCAGCCGCCGCCTGCCCGCCTCGCtcggctcccgccgccgccgccaccgggCCCCGCGGCCGCTTCTcaccgcccgcccgccctgGCCGGGGCCCTTCCCGGGGCGCCGAGCGCGGCggagccccgccgccgggccgggccgcccctgccccatccccgtccccatccccatccccgctCGGTACTCACTTGGGCGACCATCCCCTCCATTTCACCAGGTACTCGACTCTGCCCTGCGGAGCGCGGGAGGCAAAAGACACGGCGTCAGCTGGAacccgccgcccgcccggccgccccccgccgccgccgccccccgccctcCTCACCTTTCGGATCCGCTTCTTCTCGATGCTCTCCACCGCGAAGACGTGCTCCCCCACCGCCGGTAGCTCCATGCTGCAGCCGggaggggccgggccgggtGTCCGCGGCCGCCGACTGCAGCCGAGCTGGGGCTCCGGCTCCGGCAGCTCCCGCCGCCGACCCGACAGACACTgagccccggccgccgcggcaCCGCAACCCGTGCAAATCCCGGAGCGAGACGTCAGGGAGGCGGCGCCTCCGGGCCCGGCTGCCCGTCaacggcggggccgggggatTGGCGCAGACCTGCCGGGGAgcgaggcggggagggggcgggcgggggccgggcaggagcagcgcggaggcggggggggggggagtggatggggagggagggggggggcgcgggcagcccggcccccgccccaCGCGTGACTCAGCACCGGGCCCCGCGACCGGCGGGGGGCGGCAGAGCCCACGGGGCAGGT harbors:
- the CBX4 gene encoding E3 SUMO-protein ligase CBX4, with translation MELPAVGEHVFAVESIEKKRIRKGRVEYLVKWRGWSPKYNTWEPEENILDPRLLIAFQNRERQEQLMGYRKRGPKPKPLVVQLPSFARRSNILTGLQDPAVDNRPKLDLGSSGKSQQHQYELNSKKHHQYQPNGKESGMKHQSHSKGKYYYQLNSKKHHHYQPDPKMYEPHYQPSSKEPQSQACLDSNKSPLVAHPDKWAHGPAKNLLGPVKNLAAESKNGAEKNLSSGTGPPPRDRVTSNGLGGKMKIVKNKNKNGRIVIVMSKYMENGMQAVKIKSGEPPRKRAAEERTPKKGGEEKLEAWRKPGEERVVGSNALSKAEGEGRQPPAELEESPQKTPLAKELPLPPAEQPLQLTTKPDLVPWSLSPVCEHSPSSMGLNLSSPGSRKRCLSEPHVEREPGKKRLTSRSISAPTCLSPPAPERPEPPAPAQPEVILLDSDLDEPIDLRCVKPRAEGELALAQVKPEVPPTPAEKPAAEPPRPQEAAEEEEDAESLQEFKPFFGNIIITDVTANCLTVTFKEYVTV